The following are encoded together in the Xanthomonas vesicatoria ATCC 35937 genome:
- the ribA gene encoding GTP cyclohydrolase II RibA, translated as MSSPVPSPSAQAFGDPAAIRCERAASELRAGRPVLLTAADGQARAVLALDSSTAQSYAAFARAAQGRHYLFVTPTRAQVLGLTAPEGARVALADYSYDQLAALAYLRDTPVPAHWAAGDALDAGGVEIARLGLLLPALLAVDLHDVHAHAAFAGCQSLSLDDLSSGCAKSAAAGFELVTRTPVPLRGLGMSEFVVFRGGVAQRDQVAIVVGQPDLSAAVPVRVHSSCLTGDLFGSLKCDCGDQLRHGLAKLKELGGGVLLYLDQEGRGTGIAAKMRAYGYQHAGLDTIDADAQLGFGPDERRYGSAVAMLRGLGIGRIRLLTNNPAKAERLRAAGIAVEDRIPVTGDITPENEHYLRTKAARAGHALDVDALILAAQ; from the coding sequence ATGAGTAGCCCCGTCCCCTCCCCCAGCGCACAGGCCTTCGGCGATCCGGCGGCGATCCGCTGCGAGCGCGCCGCGTCCGAGTTGCGCGCCGGCCGGCCGGTGCTGCTGACTGCCGCCGACGGGCAGGCGCGTGCGGTGTTGGCGTTGGACAGCAGCACGGCGCAGTCGTATGCCGCGTTCGCCCGTGCGGCGCAGGGCCGCCACTATCTGTTCGTGACGCCGACCCGCGCACAGGTCTTGGGGCTGACTGCGCCAGAGGGCGCACGCGTGGCCCTGGCCGACTACAGCTACGACCAGCTTGCCGCATTGGCCTATCTGCGCGACACCCCGGTGCCGGCGCACTGGGCGGCCGGTGATGCGCTGGATGCCGGCGGGGTGGAGATCGCGCGGCTGGGATTGCTGCTGCCAGCGCTGCTGGCCGTGGACCTGCACGACGTGCACGCGCATGCCGCCTTCGCCGGATGCCAGTCGTTGAGCCTGGACGACCTGAGCAGTGGATGCGCCAAATCGGCCGCGGCCGGCTTTGAGCTGGTCACGCGCACGCCGGTGCCGTTGCGCGGCCTGGGCATGAGCGAATTTGTGGTGTTCCGCGGTGGCGTGGCGCAGCGCGACCAGGTGGCGATCGTGGTCGGCCAACCCGACCTGTCGGCTGCGGTGCCGGTGCGCGTGCATTCCTCGTGCCTCACCGGCGACCTGTTCGGCTCGCTCAAGTGCGACTGCGGCGACCAGCTGCGGCACGGCCTGGCCAAGTTGAAGGAGTTGGGTGGCGGCGTGCTGCTGTATCTGGACCAGGAAGGCCGCGGCACGGGCATCGCCGCCAAGATGCGCGCCTACGGCTACCAGCATGCGGGTCTGGACACCATCGATGCCGATGCGCAGCTGGGCTTCGGCCCGGACGAGCGCCGCTACGGCAGCGCGGTGGCGATGTTGCGCGGCTTGGGCATCGGCCGCATCCGCCTGTTGACCAACAACCCGGCCAAGGCCGAACGCCTGCGCGCCGCAGGCATTGCGGTGGAAGACCGCATCCCGGTCACCGGCGATATCACCCCTGAAAACGAGCACTATCTGCGCACCAAGGCCGCACGCGCCGGCCATGCATTGGATGTCGATGCACTGATCCTGGCTGCGCAGTAA
- a CDS encoding PH domain-containing protein produces MDHAHWQQLPRRGAYVAAVNGALGGGCAGLIAAGVTVTVLHAWTYWPAVLGMTLSMAMLCAWLAVKRHRLTLWKLDQHGLALQRGHLWQSDTRVPISRVQHVDLRRGPIERATHLTTLVVHTAGSRLNAVALSGLDQADAEHLRDRLARQLDHHDDAL; encoded by the coding sequence GTGGACCATGCGCACTGGCAGCAGTTGCCACGCCGGGGCGCCTACGTGGCGGCGGTCAACGGCGCACTCGGCGGTGGCTGTGCCGGCCTGATTGCGGCCGGTGTCACCGTCACCGTGCTGCATGCCTGGACCTACTGGCCGGCAGTGCTGGGGATGACGTTGTCGATGGCGATGCTGTGCGCATGGCTGGCAGTCAAACGACACCGGCTCACGCTGTGGAAACTCGACCAGCACGGCCTGGCGCTGCAACGTGGGCATCTGTGGCAGAGCGATACCCGGGTGCCGATCTCGCGCGTGCAGCACGTGGATCTACGTCGCGGCCCGATCGAACGCGCCACGCACCTGACCACGCTGGTGGTGCACACCGCCGGCAGCCGGCTCAATGCGGTGGCGCTGTCCGGGCTGGACCAGGCCGATGCCGAGCATCTGCGCGACCGCCTCGCCCGCCAGCTCGATCACCACGACGACGCGCTGTGA
- a CDS encoding PH domain-containing protein, which translates to MSAIEHPTDNEQRLHPLSWVFVLLQQIRQFLIPLVALAVFGSRDGSRDFADHIATAVVIAVLVAISVLRYFTYRYRIGQDSVAIRSGLLERSRRDIPFARIHNVVVHQSLLHRLAGVAEVRLESAGGHKPEAEMRVLRLDQALALEDLIRRRAHHVDAAHSDVAVVLADDRTTLLRLPLGEVIRLGLISNRGMVVVAASFGVIYQMIPRRVASSFIETNGELAYRYVSQVHPGAAVTTILVAIAAVAVLLAMRALSVALAVAQYHGFHLSESERRLTVERGLLTRIRSSVALRRIQSWTVYESRLHRLFGRRQLRVDTAVASAGDNHDSALKELAPIAEPQRCDALLQRLLPDIAWPPAQWQAIATHCWWRLSLPTLLMLLPLVAGLAWQFGSQAAWLLLWLPWSAFKAHRQVQRMGYAVDARYVAVRGGWWKRWWRLAELDKLQALQLQRSPLDRLTGTATLWLDTAGASTTGPALRLRFVPLAQAQALQTQLGAALARRKLRW; encoded by the coding sequence GTGAGCGCCATCGAACACCCCACCGACAACGAGCAGCGCCTGCATCCGCTGTCGTGGGTGTTTGTACTGCTGCAGCAGATCCGCCAGTTCCTGATCCCGTTGGTCGCCCTGGCCGTGTTCGGCAGCCGCGACGGCAGCCGCGATTTCGCCGACCACATCGCCACCGCCGTGGTGATCGCCGTGCTGGTGGCGATTTCGGTGCTGCGTTACTTCACCTATCGCTATCGCATCGGGCAAGACAGTGTGGCGATCCGCAGCGGCCTACTGGAACGCAGCCGGCGCGATATTCCGTTCGCGCGGATCCACAACGTGGTAGTGCATCAATCGCTGTTGCATCGGCTGGCCGGCGTGGCGGAAGTGCGGCTGGAGTCGGCAGGCGGGCACAAGCCCGAAGCGGAAATGCGCGTACTGCGGCTGGATCAAGCCCTGGCGCTGGAAGATCTGATACGGCGCCGCGCCCACCACGTCGATGCAGCCCACAGCGATGTAGCGGTGGTGCTGGCCGACGACCGCACCACCTTGCTGCGCCTGCCGCTGGGCGAAGTGATCCGGCTGGGCCTGATTTCCAACCGCGGCATGGTGGTGGTGGCCGCCAGTTTCGGTGTGATCTATCAGATGATTCCGCGCCGCGTGGCGTCCAGCTTTATCGAGACCAATGGCGAGCTGGCATACCGCTACGTTAGCCAGGTCCACCCGGGCGCGGCGGTGACCACGATCCTGGTGGCAATCGCCGCCGTGGCGGTGCTGCTGGCCATGCGCGCGCTGTCCGTGGCCCTGGCCGTCGCGCAATACCATGGCTTTCACCTCAGCGAGTCGGAGCGGCGCCTCACCGTGGAGCGGGGCCTGCTGACGCGTATCCGCAGCAGCGTGGCGCTGCGGCGCATCCAATCGTGGACGGTGTACGAAAGTCGGCTGCATCGGCTGTTCGGTCGCCGCCAGCTGCGCGTGGACACCGCCGTGGCCAGCGCCGGCGATAACCATGACAGCGCATTGAAGGAGCTGGCGCCGATCGCCGAGCCGCAGCGTTGCGATGCCTTACTGCAGCGCCTGCTGCCGGACATTGCCTGGCCGCCGGCGCAGTGGCAGGCGATCGCCACACATTGCTGGTGGCGGCTGAGCCTGCCGACACTGCTGATGTTGCTGCCGCTGGTGGCCGGGTTGGCGTGGCAGTTCGGCAGCCAGGCTGCATGGTTGCTGCTGTGGCTGCCGTGGAGCGCCTTCAAGGCGCATCGCCAGGTGCAGCGCATGGGGTACGCGGTGGATGCGCGCTATGTCGCGGTGCGCGGCGGCTGGTGGAAGCGCTGGTGGCGGCTGGCCGAACTGGACAAGCTCCAGGCGCTGCAGCTGCAACGCTCGCCGCTGGATCGCCTCACCGGCACTGCCACGCTGTGGCTGGACACCGCTGGCGCCAGCACCACCGGCCCGGCCCTGCGCCTGCGCTTTGTGCCGTTAGCGCAGGCGCAGGCACTGCAAACGCAACTAGGCGCCGCGCTGGCACGGCGCAAGCTGCGCTGGTGA